A section of the Telopea speciosissima isolate NSW1024214 ecotype Mountain lineage chromosome 3, Tspe_v1, whole genome shotgun sequence genome encodes:
- the LOC122654673 gene encoding protein indeterminate-domain 7-like isoform X1 translates to MMMKGLMLQQQPVVEENMSNLTSGSGEASVSCGNRTETGTIYPEQSFASTNQTPVVKKKRNLPGNPDPDAEVIALSPKSLMATNRFICEICNKGFQRDQNLQLHRRGHNLPWKLKQRTSKEVRKRVYVCPEATCVHHDPSRALGDLTGIKKHFSRKHGEKKWKCDKCSKHYAVQADWKAHSKTCGTREYRCDCGTLFSRRDSFITHRAFCDALSEESARTITANPFLSSQSNISTSHINLQPQFNGHVLQALSLKREQQQPQYFNLKPEIPPWLACSSSTLGAGPGPPTPPPPIENPNPSPSPSFSHYHPSASLHMSATALLQSAAQMGSTMSKPSSSAMFIPHQAHMSANIGLSSREEMESGIIHGLGSFRDKASVDSDLMDHISATTNAGAGAHPSLLQDMMSSFSSASGVNSSSFGDGFGGFLSSKRDLNPIEHETFSKSKTTPSITHHSRHDEGGGGGGGGNGGDGLTRDFLGLKAFSHTDIFNIVGLDHCMNSSAYDHHTQNNKQWQG, encoded by the exons atgatgatgaagggcTTGATGCTCCAACAGCAACCAGTAGTGGAGGAGAATATGTCTAATTTAACTTCTGGTTCTGGAGAAGCAAGTGTTTCTTGTGGTAACAGAACTGAAACTGGCACCATCTACCCAGAGCAGTCCTTTGCTTCAACAAATCAAACTCCagtagtgaagaagaagagaaaccttCCAGGCAACCCAG ACCCAGATGCAGAAGTGATAGCTTTATCTCCTAAAAGTCTTATGGCCACTAATAGGTTCATCTGTGAGATTTGCAACAAGGGATTCCAAAGAGATCAGAACCTTCAACTACACAGGAGAGGACATAATCTTCCATGGAAGCTAAAACAAAGAACAAGCAAAGAGGTAAGGAAAAGGGTATATGTGTGCCCAGAAGCTACATGTGTACATCATGACCCTTCAAGGGCTCTTGGAGATCTCACAGGTATCAAGAAACACTTTAGCAGAAAGCATGGagagaagaaatggaaatgTGACAAGTGTTCAAAGCATTACGCAGTTCAAGCAGATTGGAAAGCTCATTCCAAGACTTGTGGCACAAGAGAGTACAGATGTGACTGTGGAACCCTTTTCTCAAG AAGAGATAGTTTTATCACTCACAGAGCTTTCTGTGATGCTTTATCAGAAGAGAGTGCAAGAACTATTACAGCAAACCCATTTCTCTCCTCTCAATCTAACATTTCAACATCACATATAAACTTACAACCTCAATTCAATGGTCATGTTCTTCAAGCACTTTCCCTTAAAAGAGAGCAACAACAACCACAATATTTCAATCTCAAGCCAGAGATACCACCATGGTTAGCTTGTTCATCATCAACCTTAGGAGCTGGACCAGGTCCACCAACACCACCTCCACCCattgaaaaccctaaccctagccctagtccttctttctctcattacCATCCATCAGCCTCTTTACACATGTCAGCTACTGCATTACTACAGAGTGCTGCTCAAATGGGTTCAACAATGAGTAAACCTTCATCTTCAGCCATGTTTATACCCCACCAAGCTCACATGTCTGCTAATATTGGTTTGTCTTCACGTGAAGAGATGGAAAGTGGAATTATTCATGGATTGGGTTCTTTCAGAGACAAAGCTAGTGTTGATTCTGATCTAATGGATCACATATCTGCAACTACAAATGCTGGAGCAGGAGCTCATCCTTCTCTACTTCAAGACATGATGAGTTCTTTCTCTTCTGCGAGTGGGGTAAACAGTTCTTCCTTTGGAGATGGCTTTGGTGGGTTTTTAAGTTCAAAGAGAGATTTAAACCCAATTGAACATGAAACTTTCTCAAAATCCAAGACAACACCATCAATTACCCATCATAGTAGACATgatgaaggtggtggtggtggtggtggtggtaatgggGGTGATGGCTTGACTAGAGATTTCTTGGGTCTTAAAGCTTTCTCACACACAGACATTTTCAATATAGTTGGACTTGATCACTGCATGAATTCTTCTGCATATGATCACCATACTCAGAATAACAAACAATGGCAAGGTTAG
- the LOC122654673 gene encoding protein indeterminate-domain 11-like isoform X2 — protein sequence MMMKGLMLQQQPVVEENMSNLTSASTNQTPVVKKKRNLPGNPDPDAEVIALSPKSLMATNRFICEICNKGFQRDQNLQLHRRGHNLPWKLKQRTSKEVRKRVYVCPEATCVHHDPSRALGDLTGIKKHFSRKHGEKKWKCDKCSKHYAVQADWKAHSKTCGTREYRCDCGTLFSRRDSFITHRAFCDALSEESARTITANPFLSSQSNISTSHINLQPQFNGHVLQALSLKREQQQPQYFNLKPEIPPWLACSSSTLGAGPGPPTPPPPIENPNPSPSPSFSHYHPSASLHMSATALLQSAAQMGSTMSKPSSSAMFIPHQAHMSANIGLSSREEMESGIIHGLGSFRDKASVDSDLMDHISATTNAGAGAHPSLLQDMMSSFSSASGVNSSSFGDGFGGFLSSKRDLNPIEHETFSKSKTTPSITHHSRHDEGGGGGGGGNGGDGLTRDFLGLKAFSHTDIFNIVGLDHCMNSSAYDHHTQNNKQWQG from the exons atgatgatgaagggcTTGATGCTCCAACAGCAACCAGTAGTGGAGGAGAATATGTCTAATTTAACTTCTG CTTCAACAAATCAAACTCCagtagtgaagaagaagagaaaccttCCAGGCAACCCAG ACCCAGATGCAGAAGTGATAGCTTTATCTCCTAAAAGTCTTATGGCCACTAATAGGTTCATCTGTGAGATTTGCAACAAGGGATTCCAAAGAGATCAGAACCTTCAACTACACAGGAGAGGACATAATCTTCCATGGAAGCTAAAACAAAGAACAAGCAAAGAGGTAAGGAAAAGGGTATATGTGTGCCCAGAAGCTACATGTGTACATCATGACCCTTCAAGGGCTCTTGGAGATCTCACAGGTATCAAGAAACACTTTAGCAGAAAGCATGGagagaagaaatggaaatgTGACAAGTGTTCAAAGCATTACGCAGTTCAAGCAGATTGGAAAGCTCATTCCAAGACTTGTGGCACAAGAGAGTACAGATGTGACTGTGGAACCCTTTTCTCAAG AAGAGATAGTTTTATCACTCACAGAGCTTTCTGTGATGCTTTATCAGAAGAGAGTGCAAGAACTATTACAGCAAACCCATTTCTCTCCTCTCAATCTAACATTTCAACATCACATATAAACTTACAACCTCAATTCAATGGTCATGTTCTTCAAGCACTTTCCCTTAAAAGAGAGCAACAACAACCACAATATTTCAATCTCAAGCCAGAGATACCACCATGGTTAGCTTGTTCATCATCAACCTTAGGAGCTGGACCAGGTCCACCAACACCACCTCCACCCattgaaaaccctaaccctagccctagtccttctttctctcattacCATCCATCAGCCTCTTTACACATGTCAGCTACTGCATTACTACAGAGTGCTGCTCAAATGGGTTCAACAATGAGTAAACCTTCATCTTCAGCCATGTTTATACCCCACCAAGCTCACATGTCTGCTAATATTGGTTTGTCTTCACGTGAAGAGATGGAAAGTGGAATTATTCATGGATTGGGTTCTTTCAGAGACAAAGCTAGTGTTGATTCTGATCTAATGGATCACATATCTGCAACTACAAATGCTGGAGCAGGAGCTCATCCTTCTCTACTTCAAGACATGATGAGTTCTTTCTCTTCTGCGAGTGGGGTAAACAGTTCTTCCTTTGGAGATGGCTTTGGTGGGTTTTTAAGTTCAAAGAGAGATTTAAACCCAATTGAACATGAAACTTTCTCAAAATCCAAGACAACACCATCAATTACCCATCATAGTAGACATgatgaaggtggtggtggtggtggtggtggtaatgggGGTGATGGCTTGACTAGAGATTTCTTGGGTCTTAAAGCTTTCTCACACACAGACATTTTCAATATAGTTGGACTTGATCACTGCATGAATTCTTCTGCATATGATCACCATACTCAGAATAACAAACAATGGCAAGGTTAG
- the LOC122654671 gene encoding beta-fructofuranosidase, insoluble isoenzyme CWINV1-like isoform X2 — MAFTVVRFIGLCSLLLGYGVHVEASHLVILHLQSHQNTTATHQPYRTGYHFQPAKNWINGPIIYKGIYHLFYQYNPYGAVWGNIVWAHATSTDLVNWVHHEIAIKPSIDSDINGCWSGSATILPGDKPAILYTGIDPQNRQVQNLAVPKNLSDQFLREWIKPPQNPVMTPIDGINASSFRDPSTAWKGSDGRWRVIIGSKIDQQGKAILYRSKDFIHWVRAQHPLHSSNNTGMWECPDFFPVSVNSTVGLDTSVNGPSVKHVLKMSLNDKLHDYYQIGTYDLKMDKFVPVDNGSFNNGSDLRYDYGKFYASKTFFDSSMKRRILWGWINESDSEQVDVNKGWSGVQAIPRNLWLDKTGKQVVQWPIEEIEKLHEKPIDWHNTELKAGSVLEVLGVTASQADVDVSFDLSTLENAENMDPSWANPQMLCSEKGSSVKGSLGPFGLLVLASKGLEEQTAIFFRVFKPEKSFVVLMCSDQSRSSLGQDLDKTTYGAFLDVDPLQEGLSLRSLIDHSIVESFGGKGKACITARVYPELAINENVHLFVFNNGTENVRISKLKAWSMKKAQITY, encoded by the exons ATGGCATTCACTGTTGTCCGGTTTATTGGGttatgttctcttcttcttggttaTGGAGTACATGTTGAAGCCTCTCACCTGGTTATCTTACACCTTCAATCTCATCAGAACACTACAGCAACCCATCAGCCTTACAGAACTGGCTATCACTTCCAACCGGCTAAAAACTGGATCAACG GACCGATAATTTATAAGGGAATCTATCATCTCTTCTACCAGTACAATCCATATGGTGCAGTCTGGGGTAACATTGTCTGGGCACACGCCACTTCCACTGATCTTGTCAATTGGGTTCACCATGAAATTGCAATCAAACCATCGATAGATTCTGATATTAATGGCTGTTGGTCTGGTTCAGCTACAATCCTCCCTGGAGACAAACCAGCCATTCTTTATACTGGTATAGACCCACAAAATCGCCAAGTCCAGAATTTAGCAGTGCCCAAGAACCTCTCTGATCAGTTCCTGAGAGAATGGAtcaaaccaccccaaaatcCTGTCATGACTCCCATTGATGGGATCAATGCAAGTTCATTCAGGGATCCCAGCACTGCTTGGAAGGGTTCGGATGGGCGATGGAGGGTGATCATCGGAAGCAAGATCGATCAACAAGGGAAGGCAATTCTCTATAGGAGTAAGGATTTCATTCACTGGGTCAGAGCCCAACACCCACTTCATTCATCCAATAACACAGGAATGTGGGAATGCCCAGATTTCTTCCCGGTCTCTGTGAACAGCACAGTTGGTCTTGACACTTCTGTGAATGGTCCAAGTGTTAAGCATGTGCTTAAGATGAGTTTGAATGATAAATTACATGACTACTACCAAATTGGTACTTATGATCTGAAAATGGATAAATTTGTCCCAGTGGACAATGGTTCCTTCAACAATGGCTCAGACCTGAGATATGATTATGGAAAATTTTATGCTTCGAAGACATTCTTTGACAGTTCTATGAAACGAAGGATACTATGGGGTTGGATTAACGAATCCGATAGCGAACAAGTTGATGTCAATAAAGGATGGTCAGGAGTTCAG GCAATTCCCAGAAATCTTTGGCTCGACAAAACTGGGAAGCAAGTGGTGCAATGGCCAATCGAAGAAATCGAGAAGTTACATGAAAAGCCAATTGATTGGCATAATACAGAGTTGAAGGCAGGATCAGTACTTGAAGTTTTGGGCGTCACTGCCTCGCAG gCCGATGTGGATGTCTCATTTGACTTGTCAACGTTGGAGAACGCTGAAAACATGGACCCAAGTTGGGCTAATCCACAAATGCTTTGCAGTGAAAAAGGGAGTTCTGTAAAAGGAAGTTTAGGGCCATTTGGGTTGTTAGTTTTGGCTTCCAAAGGCTTGGAAGAACAAACAGCCATATTTTTTAGGGTATTCAAACCTGAGAAGAGCTTTGTGGTGCTCATGTGCAGTGACCAAAGCAG GTCTTCTTTGGGGCAAGACTTGGATAAAACCACCTATGGTGCTTTTCTGGATGTGGATCCTCTTCAGGAAGGACTGTCACTGAGAAGCTTG ATAGATCACTCCATtgttgagagttttggtggCAAAGGAAAAGCTTGTATCACAGCTAGGGTTTATCCTGAACTGGCTATAAACGAAAATGTACACTTGTTTGTGTTTAATAATGGAACCGAGAATGTAAGAATCTCAAAATTGAAGGCTTGGAGTATGAAGAAAGCTCAAATCACCTATTAA
- the LOC122654671 gene encoding beta-fructofuranosidase, insoluble isoenzyme CWINV1-like isoform X1 has protein sequence MAFTVVRFIGLCSLLLGYGVHVEASHLVILHLQSHQNTTATHQPYRTGYHFQPAKNWINDPNGPIIYKGIYHLFYQYNPYGAVWGNIVWAHATSTDLVNWVHHEIAIKPSIDSDINGCWSGSATILPGDKPAILYTGIDPQNRQVQNLAVPKNLSDQFLREWIKPPQNPVMTPIDGINASSFRDPSTAWKGSDGRWRVIIGSKIDQQGKAILYRSKDFIHWVRAQHPLHSSNNTGMWECPDFFPVSVNSTVGLDTSVNGPSVKHVLKMSLNDKLHDYYQIGTYDLKMDKFVPVDNGSFNNGSDLRYDYGKFYASKTFFDSSMKRRILWGWINESDSEQVDVNKGWSGVQAIPRNLWLDKTGKQVVQWPIEEIEKLHEKPIDWHNTELKAGSVLEVLGVTASQADVDVSFDLSTLENAENMDPSWANPQMLCSEKGSSVKGSLGPFGLLVLASKGLEEQTAIFFRVFKPEKSFVVLMCSDQSRSSLGQDLDKTTYGAFLDVDPLQEGLSLRSLIDHSIVESFGGKGKACITARVYPELAINENVHLFVFNNGTENVRISKLKAWSMKKAQITY, from the exons ATGGCATTCACTGTTGTCCGGTTTATTGGGttatgttctcttcttcttggttaTGGAGTACATGTTGAAGCCTCTCACCTGGTTATCTTACACCTTCAATCTCATCAGAACACTACAGCAACCCATCAGCCTTACAGAACTGGCTATCACTTCCAACCGGCTAAAAACTGGATCAACG ACCCTAATG GACCGATAATTTATAAGGGAATCTATCATCTCTTCTACCAGTACAATCCATATGGTGCAGTCTGGGGTAACATTGTCTGGGCACACGCCACTTCCACTGATCTTGTCAATTGGGTTCACCATGAAATTGCAATCAAACCATCGATAGATTCTGATATTAATGGCTGTTGGTCTGGTTCAGCTACAATCCTCCCTGGAGACAAACCAGCCATTCTTTATACTGGTATAGACCCACAAAATCGCCAAGTCCAGAATTTAGCAGTGCCCAAGAACCTCTCTGATCAGTTCCTGAGAGAATGGAtcaaaccaccccaaaatcCTGTCATGACTCCCATTGATGGGATCAATGCAAGTTCATTCAGGGATCCCAGCACTGCTTGGAAGGGTTCGGATGGGCGATGGAGGGTGATCATCGGAAGCAAGATCGATCAACAAGGGAAGGCAATTCTCTATAGGAGTAAGGATTTCATTCACTGGGTCAGAGCCCAACACCCACTTCATTCATCCAATAACACAGGAATGTGGGAATGCCCAGATTTCTTCCCGGTCTCTGTGAACAGCACAGTTGGTCTTGACACTTCTGTGAATGGTCCAAGTGTTAAGCATGTGCTTAAGATGAGTTTGAATGATAAATTACATGACTACTACCAAATTGGTACTTATGATCTGAAAATGGATAAATTTGTCCCAGTGGACAATGGTTCCTTCAACAATGGCTCAGACCTGAGATATGATTATGGAAAATTTTATGCTTCGAAGACATTCTTTGACAGTTCTATGAAACGAAGGATACTATGGGGTTGGATTAACGAATCCGATAGCGAACAAGTTGATGTCAATAAAGGATGGTCAGGAGTTCAG GCAATTCCCAGAAATCTTTGGCTCGACAAAACTGGGAAGCAAGTGGTGCAATGGCCAATCGAAGAAATCGAGAAGTTACATGAAAAGCCAATTGATTGGCATAATACAGAGTTGAAGGCAGGATCAGTACTTGAAGTTTTGGGCGTCACTGCCTCGCAG gCCGATGTGGATGTCTCATTTGACTTGTCAACGTTGGAGAACGCTGAAAACATGGACCCAAGTTGGGCTAATCCACAAATGCTTTGCAGTGAAAAAGGGAGTTCTGTAAAAGGAAGTTTAGGGCCATTTGGGTTGTTAGTTTTGGCTTCCAAAGGCTTGGAAGAACAAACAGCCATATTTTTTAGGGTATTCAAACCTGAGAAGAGCTTTGTGGTGCTCATGTGCAGTGACCAAAGCAG GTCTTCTTTGGGGCAAGACTTGGATAAAACCACCTATGGTGCTTTTCTGGATGTGGATCCTCTTCAGGAAGGACTGTCACTGAGAAGCTTG ATAGATCACTCCATtgttgagagttttggtggCAAAGGAAAAGCTTGTATCACAGCTAGGGTTTATCCTGAACTGGCTATAAACGAAAATGTACACTTGTTTGTGTTTAATAATGGAACCGAGAATGTAAGAATCTCAAAATTGAAGGCTTGGAGTATGAAGAAAGCTCAAATCACCTATTAA
- the LOC122654672 gene encoding beta-fructofuranosidase, insoluble isoenzyme CWINV1-like has protein sequence MAFTVVWFIGLCSLLLGYGVHVEASHLVSLHLQSQQNTTATHQPYRTGYHFQPAKNWINDPNGPMIYKGIYHLFYQYNPYGAVWGNIVWAHATSTDLVNWVHYEPAIKPSIESDINGCWSGSTTILSGNKPAVLYTGIDPQNRQVQNLASPKNLSDPYLREWIKSTQNPVMTPIDGINASSFRDPTTAWKGPDGQWRVIIGSKIDRLGKAILYRSKDFIHWVRAHHPLHSSKNTGMWECPDFFPVSVKSTVGLDTSVNGPSVKHVLKVSLDDTKHEYYTIGTYDLKKDKYVPDNGSIDNGSGLRYDYGKFYASKTFFDSSKNRRILWGWINESDSVQDDVNKGWSGIQAIPRNIWLDKTGKQLVQWPIEEIEMLHEKPIDWHSTELKAGSLLEVSGVTASQADVDVSFNLSTLEKAESMDPSWANPQLLCSEKGASVKGSLGPFGLLVLASKGLEEQTAIFFRVFKAEKSYAVLMCSDQSRSSLGQDLDKTTYGAFLDVDPLHEGLSLRSLIDHSIVESFGGKGKACFTARVYPEVAINDKAHLYVFNNGSENVKLSKLSAWSMKKAQISY, from the exons ATGGCGTTCACTGTTGTTTGGTTTATTGGAttatgttctcttcttcttggctATGGAGTCCATGTTGAAGCCTCTCACCTGGTTTCCTTACACCTTCAATCTCAGCAGAACACTACAGCAACCCATCAGCCTTACAGAACAGGGTACCACTTCCAACCGGCCAAAAACTGGATCAACG ATCCTAATG GACCGATGATTTATAAGGGAATCTATCATCTCTTCTACCAGTACAATCCATATGGCGCAGTCTGGGGTAACATTGTCTGGGCACACGCCACTTCCACTGATCTTGTCAATTGGGTTCACTATGAACCTGCAATCAAACCATCCATAGAATCTGATATTAATGGTTGTTGGTCTGGTTCAACTACAATCCTCTCTGGCAACAAACCAGCCGTTCTCTACACTGGTATAGACCCACAAAACCGCCAAGTCCAAAATTTAGCATCACCCAAGAACCTCTCTGACCCGTACCTGAGAGAATGGATCAAATCAACCCAAAATCCTGTCATGACTCCCATTGATGGGATCAATGCAAGCTCATTCAGGGATCCCACCACTGCTTGGAAGGGTCCTGATGGGCAATGGAGAGTCATCATCGGAAGCAAGATCGATCGACTAGGGAAGGCAATTCTCTATAGGAGTAAAGATTTCATTCACTGGGTCAGAGCCCACCACCCACTTCATTCATCCAAGAACACAGGAATGTGGGAATGCCCAGATTTCTTCCCGGTCTCTGTGAAAAGCACAGTTGGTCTTGACACTTCTGTGAATGGCCCTAGTGTTAAGCATGTGCTTAAAGTGAGCTTGGATGATACAAAACATGAGTACTACACAATTGGTACTTATGATCTGAAAAAGGATAAGTATGTTCCTGATAATGGTTCCATAGACAATGGCTCAGGCTTGAGATATGATTATGGAAAATTTTATGCTTCGAAGACATTCTTTGATAGCTCTAAGAATCGAAGGATACTATGGGGTTGGATTAACGAATCTGATAGCGTACAAGATGATGTCAATAAAGGATGGTCAGGAATTCAG GCAATTCCGAGAAATATTTGGCTCGACAAAACTGGGAAGCAACTGGTGCAATGGCCAATCGAAGAAATCGAGATGTTACATGAAAAGCCAATTGATTGGCATAGTACAGAGCTAAAGGCAGGATCATTACTTGAAGTTTCGGGCGTCACTGCCTCACAA gCCGATGTGGATGTCTCATTTAACTTGTCAACATTGGAGAAGGCTGAAAGCATGGACCCAAGTTGGGCTAATCCACAACTGCTTTGTAGTGAAAAAGGGGCTTCTGTAAAAGGAAGTTTAGGACCATTTGGGCTGTTAGTTTTGGCTTCCAAAGGCTTGGAAGAACAAACAGCCATATTTTTTAGGGTATTCAAAGCTGAGAAGAGCTATGCGGTGCTCATGTGCAGTGATCAAAGCAG GTCTTCTTTGGGGCAAGACTTGGATAAAACCACCTATGGAGCTTTTCTGGATGTGGATCCTCTTCATGAAGGACTGTCACTGAGGAGCTTG ATAGATCACTCCATTGTCGAGAGTTTTGGTGGCAAAGGAAAAGCTTGTTTCACAGCTAGGGTTTATCCTGAAGTAGCAATAAATGATAAAGCACACTTGTATGTGTTTAATAATGGAAGTGAGAATGTAAAGCTCTCAAAATTGAGTGCTTGGAGCATGAAGAAAGCTCAAATTTCCTATTAG